actttaaatatttctgtaactAACTTACAATTTCATAAATCTTAGGTTTCACAGgcataatatttttcttctttaatctCGAAGGggtacattttcattaaaagctGTCAATAGTGCTAAACTTTAATTCAATTcgaaaaatctataatttatttaacaaaatatacaaaagcgATTTATATTacacaattaatatttaaaaaaaagaactagtatataataagtatttgattttaaaaataacattaatcgCTACTAATTTTCGATTTGAGCATCCCTCGTGTAATAATTCCATTATTCTTAGTACCTAAATCATTAATACTATTGAATCCATCGTTTACAGCTCTTTGGTAGGCAATATCAGTTAATGACTTAAAGGATCTTGGTTCCCAAACAGCCAGTTCACTAAGAACCTTATTGTTCAATACAATATTGCACTTTTGTAAAGCATTTTTAAATGTCTCGAATGTCAAGTTGTGCTGTTGGCAAGCGGCTTGTACTCGGGTAGTCcacaactaaaaatttttattttattagcgcttaaaaagtttttcatttatagACTTATTGTATTACTTCTTTCATATCTTCCTTTTTGAGTTTACGACCTTTTGTTGCATAAACCAAAGCACGGTGGACATTTCGAATCGTTACACTGTAACAATTACGTCTTCTACCCCTGTAATgctgcaaattaaaaattttttattgggaaaattatgCGTTTTTCGAATAAATACCGCTGCAAGTTTGAAGATTTTTCTTTTCCGCCAGAATTCATCAGGGCCTCTACTGCGAGCAAATAATGTAATTGAtttgaaaaccattttttattttttgtattgtgttATGTAAAGCTTATAAATTAAcctcatacaaaatttaataatgtgtttgtattatcagaaatttttttttaaacgacttTATTCTTTACTCGTTTGTCTCTTCTTAAAGGCTCAGTTACATCGTATCTTATCATAATTGCTTGAACACGGTGGTTGCGCATGCGTTTATAACGTGTGAAAAGGCCTACGCTAAAATTATAACCTTCCATTATCCAGTGCTTTATTACAATCAGTGATGCACGTTAAAAATTGGTGTATTTTTAGgcacttattttaatttgtgtgatgtccaaataaacttattaatcaTGACTGTGATCAAAACAAAACTATTGCCTGTTGGTCGTGGCCCGTGGTTAATCTCACGAACAGTTGCAGTTGAAACACAGCTATACTAAAttgttaatacaaaattattgagatcaaaatcaaaattcttaagaaataatttgttttataatataaattacataccATGATGATTATACcaaaaagattgtttaatttTGATGCAACAAAATGTTAGAATCACTTTTTTCTCATTATGTGTacgtgaaatattgattttaaaaaaattttcttcgcaCAGCCACATGACTGAATTAAAGCTATGATAGACATTCTATTTCTAAGCGACGGAAAATAAACGAAAGaactgtattaattaattaaatcataatttagatttaaataataaattataattgagaAATCTATGGTTAAACCATAGATAAAAGATTTAGTGGGTTAAACCATGATTTCATATAATTCATTGGAATATCTATCACTCATCGCAAAAGGCTCTGATGTGAATTAAGCATTAGACTCTCTTTCCTTTATCATAAAGCCATTTTAGCGATTATTGTGTGGACGTTTGACATTTAAAGATAGCCTGATAGATTGACATTTTCT
This genomic interval from Chrysoperla carnea chromosome 1, inChrCarn1.1, whole genome shotgun sequence contains the following:
- the LOC123305444 gene encoding 39S ribosomal protein L20, mitochondrial; the protein is MVFKSITLFARSRGPDEFWRKRKIFKLAAHYRGRRRNCYSVTIRNVHRALVYATKGRKLKKEDMKELWTTRVQAACQQHNLTFETFKNALQKCNIVLNNKVLSELAVWEPRSFKSLTDIAYQRAVNDGFNSINDLGTKNNGIITRGMLKSKISSD